Within the Drosophila miranda strain MSH22 chromosome Y unlocalized genomic scaffold, D.miranda_PacBio2.1 Contig_Y2_pilon, whole genome shotgun sequence genome, the region tcctgatcCGTTCCTTTTCCACCTCCCTACACCCTTTTTTGGCTTTAACTATTGATATGGCGAATTTTTGTTCCAAGTTCTTTGAGTGTGTTCGTGAATGTTTCTGTTGTACACTGCAAACTGTACTCTACTATAACTTTTTTTACCATAACTTATTCATTCTATCTATCCACTGGAAAAGATATTGTAATTGGATGCGATAATAGGATAGAAAAATTGGTTCATCTTTGCACGATATAGGCATCATATAGCGCCTTACAGTGTACATATTCGCAAGAGTATTCTAGGCTTCGAATATCCCTAGAATAGTGCTGCCGTTGGTTGTCCTGGTGGAGGTCTGTAGCCCCAGTTTAATACCTCCTTCGCATGCACTTGACGCCGCCCACTTGTTTGTGGATCGCGTGGGCTGTTCTCATTCCCATCCTCGTCCTCAGTCATGCCATGCCAGGACAAACATGCGAGCAACAATGTGTGGCAGCAAAATTGATTGGAATTTATTTGAAAGAGCCATAAACAGTAAAATGGCAGTCAAGGAGCACACGGGGACTTGGGGCCAGAGGCAGCCGCGTGCTAAGCAAAATCGATTATTTTAATTCGAAAGCCAAGAGGCGGCCTGTTGCTGATAAGCCACACTGGTGCGGGCACCGTTGGCATTTCGTGCAAAGATTTGGGGCTCAGAATGTGCATTATGTTAGTAGTCGATTGGTGAATAACCCAATTGTGACTTGTTACTTGCAGCGAGGAGAACGTGTGGAAACTCTGCGAGCAGGTGAAGCGGACGCGGCCCGAGGAGCTGGGCACATGCTATGCTGTGTTCGTGTCCAACGAGGGGCGAACGGTGCCGCTGTGGCGCCAGAAGGCCGGACGTGGCGACGATCAAGTTGTGATATGGGTGAGTGTTCTTATCGATTAAATCTAGCCATATAGAAACTATTTCATATTATTTTCTTCACAGGACTACCATGTATTCTTCATGCACAATCCCTCGCCGAACCGCTGCCTGGTGTTCGACCTGGACACCACGCTGCCCTTCCCCACATACTTCCACAAGTACGTGACGGAGACATTTCGCTCCGACCTGGCACTGCGACCAGAGCATCACAGGTGAGCGCAGTCCCTCCCTCCATGGAGCCCCATGATTTTCTAACACATTTCATACATATTTTCAGATTCTTCAGAGTCATACCCGCAGACACATATCTCATTGAGTTCTCCTCAGACCGGCGGCACATGCGACGGCCGGATGGCAGCTGGATCAAGCCGCCGCCCTCATATCCACCCATTCTATCAAACAGTGAGATGCTATACTAGAATCGGTGTACAACCAATGACACCCACTGTCTCTCTTCCACAGCCAATATGCACTGTCTGGGCGACTTCATCTGCATGAGTGCCGGAAAGGGCCCCGGCGCCGTATACAGCCTCTCGGAATTCGTGCACAACTTCTACAAGTCGCCCAATATGGTTGCGCAGCACAACAAGTAAAGAGGATCCACATCCGTATCCGCGACCAGGCACACGCATGCATCATAGTCCCATAATAGATGTCCCTTAGGATAATGTCAAGATAGTTTAGTTTTTGTGGTGCAGTTGCTAGCCACAGAGACAGTTAATTACCAattgcatatacatataaacatacatatacacatgaATATATTTATGATATTGTATTTTTGTATTCAGATTAACAGAAAGAAGACAAGCCAAGCCGCTCGCCGTTCTTCGCTGTGCTCTTCAGATCATTTATATTGAAATTCAATTCTAAAGAAATTATAAATCtaattatacatttttttttacaatttttatTGTATGTATTGTATTCGATAAAACACTCATAGATATATCATATAGTATATACTGATACGGTTTGGATCTAGCTAAGGGCAGCCCAAGAAATTCGATTTTTATTCGTTACTCTCTTCAAGTACTTTTTGAAATCTTAACCCTTAAACAGAAAACCCAAGCCTAAGCGAAGGGCAACGCACCAATTACGAGTAAAACTATAACATTTAAAAACCACTTATGGCATACATACAAGAATATCTATATGAAAATATATGaagataaatatatacatatgtagatatgGATCTGTAATTAAATTTTTGGCTAAGCTAAAAGCAACCTTATCCTTAAATCTAAATCGAAGTCTACATCTAAATTTAAACCTTAAAAACCTTAATCGTTGACTCGAAGCTAAAGCTAAATCGAAAAgaataattaaattaatgCTTGTTAACTTGTTTTACCGTATTTATTGTACACTAATTACGTACTCGTACAACAATTATAATTGTAATtcgaatatatatacatatgtatctactACTTTGTATACAACAAAACGTAACGTAACGAAAGTGAATCCAAACGAAACGAATGGAAACGGACCGAAACCGAAGATAATATTGATAATATGTGTGCTATAATGTATCTAGCTAGTTTTTGTACGGTTTGTATGCCCGAGGATCCTCAGCAGAGTAACCACGCCCCACCCCTACCCCAACCAAACCGAACCCGCTTAGAGTTGATTTCGATATATTTATCGTATCGTTTCCCCGTTCGATTGTCGACTTGTGACGCGCAAAGACTGATTCATTATACGCTCTACGGTAGCAGCAGTCCCTCTCCCTGCCCACACCTCCCTATAATACCACCTAATCTGGATTATAAAGTTTTCTTTCGATTTCGATTGTTTGTCGCTAGACACCCCCTTTACACTCAAGATTAGTTAACGAAACTCGCATTTATTTTGGATTCAGTCGTTTACACTTGTTTGGATTAAACTCGATTTGTATGGGGAATACCGCGTACACCTAAATATTAATAACATAAATGGGAATGTATAATACATTGAAGCTGTGCAAAAGTCTCAAAGTTAAACCTAAACTCTTAATAACAAAACACGAAACGTTTCTCAATGTTAAACATGTCTCGCATCTGCATACAATATAGATTGAATGATGGGCATTAAACGCATGCATTCTTCACTGTTTCACTTTTATAGTTCGCTTATTGTTTATCGCATTAATCGCCAAGCAATCGATTGCTGAGCTCACTATTTGTTGGTGGAAAATCAATTATAAACGAACAAACACGCACAAATAATGAATGCATCAGATCGTGTAACGCCACAATTTCTCTCTTCCAGTTTTTTCTACTAAAAGCAAGCATGTTACCAATATGATACGGGACAGCTAGCCCCCATATAACGTgcagatatatacatatacttaACAGTAAGCTAAGGAAAACTAAGTTTTGGCGCCACTCTGTGCGAGGTTCTGTGCGTCTTTTTACTCTTTTTTACTTAGCATATATGTGCAACATATGTACTGTACTCTTACCATATACATTAGCACACAAACGacaacaacatcaacagcTGCAGCTTTATTCTGAGTCAGAGGCAGCTGCAAAATGCTATGGAGAATTTTCAATTGCCAAAACACAAACAGAATGGAAACAGAACTGGGAGTCCCCCTAGAATCCAATATGGCTGCAAGTGCTGCAAGTGGTTTCAATTAGATCTGAGTAACACGATATAGGGATCGATAGCGATCCCTGCCCAAGACCATTTTCCCTTCCTCCTGCAATAAACACACATTAGTGGAGAACTAAGATTTACAAAGAACTCCATGCTTTATTGGCCTACGCCTTTGTTAaactatatttatatatatctCCTTACTACCTACATAACGTACAAACTATCGATCGTACTTTTGATTGTTATTGTAACATACTTTGCAACTCCCTAGCGCAACTGATACAGATACCAAATACCAGTACATGGAACACATAACAGTTTATGGATCAATGAATTATAATTGTTCTCTCTTGGTTCCGCAAATGCAAAGCGCTAAATGAAATCCAATATGAATACCACTTAATCTAAACATAAACGATCAATAAATATTCTTGAAATTGCATTTTAACCCCTTCCTCGGATCCTTCTGTTCTACTTCTCTCTGGCTTTCAGCGAATCAGCCCTTTCAATCCAAAAAGCGCTCCGGATTCATCGTATTCATACagaaattaatttgtgtttaccAAGTTCACAACGGGAGTGCTTGATGGCACCATAGGCGGCCCAATGTTTATTTTCTTAGTGCGCCCCAAACAACAGATTTTATGGAGAGACTCTCTTTTCTCTTTCAGGAAACTTGAGACTTTCCAACACAAGCACGAACAGTTTTTACTAAAA harbors:
- the LOC108158887 gene encoding protein N-terminal glutamine amidohydrolase isoform X1, which codes for MTTDFLFPKIADCSYVSCYCEENVWKLCEQVKRTRPEELGTCYAVFVSNEGRTVPLWRQKAGRGDDQVVIWDYHVFFMHNPSPNRCLVFDLDTTLPFPTYFHKYVTETFRSDLALRPEHHRFFRVIPADTYLIEFSSDRRHMRRPDGSWIKPPPSYPPILSNTNMHCLGDFICMSAGKGPGAVYSLSEFVHNFYKSPNMVAQHNK
- the LOC108158887 gene encoding protein N-terminal glutamine amidohydrolase isoform X2, with amino-acid sequence MHNPSPNRCLVFDLDTTLPFPTYFHKYVTETFRSDLALRPEHHRFFRVIPADTYLIEFSSDRRHMRRPDGSWIKPPPSYPPILSNTNMHCLGDFICMSAGKGPGAVYSLSEFVHNFYKSPNMVAQHNK